The Nitrospira sp. sequence TCTGATTTTCGCGCTCTGCTTGCCGATTCTCTTGATGGATTTTTATCGCGTCACGTTCAAGTTCTTTTGCGTCGTCTACGGGTTTCTGCTCGTCGTCCACCTTATTCGTGTCGCCATCGCGCAGAATATCTCCGTGGCGCGGGCCGACTGATCGAGCCCTTCTCGAATCGCCGATTGAACGTGATCTCACCTGCGGCCGGAGGACCCTCTCAGTTGCAGAAAATGCACGATGGCCGAATGGGTCACGAGCCCGACGATCTCTCCATCGTGCATGACGATCAGCCGATCCCACCCCTCGCGAGCCATCCGTTCCAGAGCCTGAATCACGGACGCATCCGGTTCGATCACGAAGGATTGCGTCAGAGGGCTCATCACCTGGTCGACTCGACGCCAGGTCCAGAGTGCGGGCTGAACGGTCTGAATTTCCGACACACTGATCAGCCCTACAAGCCGCCCGTCCTCCAACACCGGAAAGCCTCCATAGCCGTAGGGCTGGAAATACAGGTTCACCGCCTCCTCAAGCGTACAATGTGAAGGAATTGCGGTGACCGCTGTCACCATTAGGTCACGGATCGGGATTGAGGCCAATGACTCCCGCGTTGCGGCTTGGCGGCGGCTCGCCAATGCGGCGGCGAAGAGAAACATGCCGATGAGGAGGACCCATCCTCCGTTCGATAGCATCGAAGAAGGCAATTCTCCGCTCACTGCCCCGTAAAGGACCCCTAGGCCCAACAATCCAAGCATGATTCCAAACGCGAGCCCGATCACCGCCGCCTGTTTCGTGGCCCGATAGAAATCTTTTCCCCACGCCCAAAGGCCTGCCCGCAACACGCGTCCGCCATCTAGCGGAAACCCGGGAATGAGGTTGAAGAGCCCGAGTTGCATATTGACCATACCCAGCAAGGCGCCGAGCATGATCAACCCCTGTAAGCCGTGCTGCCGTTGGATAGCCTCCGCCAGCACGACAAGCACAAAACAGGTGCCACCGATCACAAAACTTACGGCGGGTCCGGCTAGCGCGATTAAGAACTCAGCCCGCGGCGTAGGGGCTTCTTTCCGCATGTGAGCCACGCCCCCGAAAATGAACAGCGTGATTTGCTCGATCGGAATGCGATAGTACAACGCCACGTAGGAATGGCCCAGCTCGTGTAACAGCACGGAGAGAAACAAGAGAACCGCGGCCACGGCACCCATCGCCCAGTAGCGCTCTGGAGGGAGACCGGGCAGACTTTCCGGCAGATATCCAGTCGACAGAGACCAGGTCACCAGGAGAAAGACCAGGAACCATGATGCATGGACGCGGATGGGAATTCCCAATGCGCGCCCGATCTCCCAGGACGGCAGATGCATAGACACCACCGTAACAGCTGAATGCGCATAGGGTCAAATTCTTCCGCATCAGTTCAGGTATACTACCTTCATGCAGCGACCATTTGGCCGATTCGTGTGGCTTGTCGTCCTGTCGGCAGGGATCTTGGGGCTTGTGCCTCCGGCAGAAAGTGTTGCCCAAGTCATCAAGTCCGGTCCGCCTCGCTGCCCGGGGGTGGCACTGACGTTCGATCTCTGCCCAGTGCGAAAAGGGCCGGGCTACGATCAGCCTTTGATCGACTTTCTGGTCACGCACCGTATCCCCGCGACCTTCTTCATGTCGGGCAAGTGGATGGCCAGACATGAGGCGGAAGTGGATCATTTGCTGGGCATGGACTTTTTCGAAGTCGGGACGCACGGGGAAGTACACGCCCATCTTCCCATGCACGATGCGGACGAACAGCGGATGGAGATACTCGGCCCAGTCAAAGCGCTGCGCGAGCACTATGCGCATGATGCGACGTTGTTCCGGCCACCGTATGGAGAGTACAACGATGTGACCGTTGCCGTGGTGAACATGCTCGGCCTGCGATTCATCCAATGGAACATCGAATCAGGCGATCCGGACCCCACGCTCACAGCGGAGCAGATTCTCAACAGAGTCGCCACACGTGCCAAGCCCGGCAGTATCGTCGTCTTTCATGCGAACGGGAAGGGCAAGCAAACCCGTCAGGTCATCGAGCAGCTGACAACGGACATTCTTCCCAGGAAGGGGCTCCACCCGATGACCGTCAGCGAGTTGTTGAATTGTACGTCTTCGACTCCATGACAACACAGACGATCAGAGCGATGAATTCGGGCGATCGGGAAGCGGTGGTCCGACTGCTGGAAGAATCCGATCCCTGGAAGACACTCGGCTACACAAAGGACGATTGGAACCGCATCTTTTGTCCCATCCCTCAAGGTCGTGATTGTTATGTGGTCGACCTCGAAGGGCGCGTGGCGGGCATCGCCATCGTGAAGCAGAAATTTTTGCTGGGCGACTATCTCGAGCTTTTGGGTGTGGCGGGGTGGGCCCGCCACAGGGGCATCGGCGGCCAGCTCCTAAGCCACATTGAACAGCTCGTCTTCGAACGAACCAAGAATCTCTTTGCCTGTGTATCGGATTTCAACGAACCAGCGAGGGTCTTTTACAAGAAACATGGCTATCAAGAGATCGGTCCCATGCCCAACTTCCTGATTCCGGGCAGCGCCGAAATGCTGCTACGCAAGACGGCAGGACCGGACAGGACCGGCAGAGCAGATAGCTGATAGCATATGGCAGAGGAAGACGCCGCGCGTTCATACCGACTCTTGCTCTCAGCCATAGACGATCTGCTATAACCTCTTCTTATGAAGGTCAAAAAGCTGCTCCATACGAGAATGCGAGTCAGCGATCTGGACGAGACCATTCGATTCTACACCACCGTGCTGGGTCTTGAGGTCGTCGAGCGGAAGACCTCTCCCCGCGGATCACATCTGGCGTTCTTAAAAGTGCCCAACAGCGAGGAGCTGATCGAACTGACCAGCTTTCCCCCGAGCGGGCCCGTGAAGGTCCAGGAAGATCTTGTCCATCTGGCCTTCCAAGTTGAAAGCCTCGACGACACGATCGCATCCCTCAATGCGCAGGGGATCAAGATTACCGATGGTCCGACCAGAACGTCCTCGGGGAGTCGATTTATCTTTCTCGATGCGCCCGACGGCTACGAGATCGAGCTGATCGAACGGCCGACCGGCGTCAAGATCGTCTGATTTCGTGAATCATCGCTCGTGACAATGGCCGGGCTGAGTTGTCATCGGGCCTTCTTCACCCCATTGACGATCCCGGGACACTCACAGTATTGTTCCCCGCTTCACGCACCACCCGATACCGAAGGAGCCTTGGGATGAAGAATGCCTTTTTCCGCGGTCATGGGCTTGGCAATGACTATCTCGTGATGGATCCTCGCGAGCTGACGTTCAAACTTTCTCCCAAAAACATCACATCGGTCTGCGACCGCAACTGGGGGGTGGGCAGCGACGGCATTTTGGCGCTGGTGTCATCAAAGAAGGCCGATTTCGGCCTGCGGATCTTCAACCCGGACGGCAGCGAGGCGGAAAAGTCAGGGAACGGCCTGCGGATCTTTGCCCGCTATCTCCACGCCACCGGCAAGACCAAGAAGAAGCATTTCACCGTGGAGACAAAAGGCGGGGTGGTCACCATTGACCTTCATGTGGACCGGCATAAGGACGCCAGTGCTGTGACCGTCGAGATGGGAATAGCCACGTTCAAGCCCAACACCCTCCCCTGCTCGCTCGATGTACCCGAATTGATTCAGCAGCCGATCGAGGCAGCAGGACATTCGTTGGTCTTTACCGGCGTCAGTGTGGGCAATCCCCATTGCGTGGTCTTTAAACCGGCGGGTGCTTCCTGGTCGCGGGAAGAACTGTTGACGCTCGGCCCGGCCTTGGAGAATCATGCCCTGTTCCCCAAGCGGATCAATGTGCAATTGGCCGTCCCGACCGGGTCCAAAGAAATCTTCATCCTCATTTGGGAGAGAGGCGCCGGAGAGACACAGGCCTCCGGCTCGTCGTCCTGCGCGGCAGCCAGTGCGGCGGTTCGCCTCGGATTGGTCAAGAGTCCCGTCACCGTGAAGATGCCGGGCGGCGTGCTGAATATCGATGTGGCTCCCGATTTTAGCTTGACCATGAAAGGGCCGGTGGCCGAAGTCGCCCGAGGCTCTCTCAGCCCTTCGTTTGTGCGATCACTGAGATAGAGCCGCGATCAGTCTCTGTTCACTGGCCGGGATTGTCGTTGCCCGGTTGCTCCCCTCACCCCCGCACCGTAGAATGTCAAGGCCTTCGGTTGGTCACGCTCTGGCTGATGGCTGAAAACTGACGGCTTTATGACCTCTTCCCTTCAGTCTAAACTCGCGCACCTGCCCGATAGTCCAGGAGTCTACCTGTTCAAGGGCGCTCAGGGGGAGATCCTGTACATTGGGAAAGCGGCGGTATTGGCTGACCGAGTCCGCTCCTACTTCAAGAAAGGAGCGGATCACAGCCCAAAGACCGGCCTGCTCGTCAGCCAAGTCACCGACTTGGAAACGATGGTGACCCGGTCCGAACTCGAAGCCCTGATTCTTGAGAGTAACCTGGTCAAGCGCCATAAACCCCGGTTCAACATCGTTTTGCGGGACGACAAGCAGTACCCCTATGTGCGGCTACCTATCAAGGATGATTTCCCGCGGCTTTCGATCGTGCGCCGTGTGCAAAAGGATGGAGCGCTGTACTACGGTCCTTATACGCCGGCGAACGCCCTGCGTGAGACGTTGAAAGTGATCAAACATGTCTTCCCTCTCGCCACTTGCTCCATCGACATCGACGGCACAGCTGAGCGGGCCTGCATCGAGTTCGAAATCAAGCGCTGCATGGCGCCGTGCACGGGCAACCAGTCGAAGGAGGAATACCATCAGATCGTCAAACAGGTCCGGCAATTTCTGGAAGGGCGGGATCACGAGCTGCTCGACGACCTCCGAGCCAAAATGGAGGCGGCGGCGGCGTGCGAAGAATTCGAAGAAGCCGCCCGCTTGAGAGACCGCCTCTTCAAGATCGAGCGGATGCTGGAGAAACAGCGCATTACGCAGACTTCGGCCATGGATCAGGATGTGCTGGGGCTCGCGCGGCGAGGTGCGGCAGTCGATCTCCAAATTTTGTTCGTACGCGGCGGCCTGCTGATCGGGCGGAAAGATTTCTTCTGGCCACAGTCGGCTGATGCGCCGGACAATGAACTCGTCCGATCCGCGATCGAGCAATTTTACAATAAGGATGGCCAGCCGCCGAGAGAGGTCTTGGTCCCGACAGACCTGGACGATATCGCACTGATCGAGCAATGGCTTTCTGACAAACGCGGAGAATCCGTCCGCGTCCTGTCGCCTGAGCGTGGTGCCAAGCATCAGCTGGTGCTCCTGGCTGAGGAAAACGCGGCCTCAGCCGTTGCCGACCATCTACGCAACGAAGAGCTCGATCAGCAAGCCGGTGAGGAACTAAAACGGCTGCTGCGTCTGGAGCGCGCTCCTCGTCGAATTGAAGGGTTCGACATCTCCAATACGATGGGTAACCAATCCGTTGCTTCAATGGTGGTGTGGGAAGATGGGCAGATGAAGAAGGCAGACTACCGCCGATTCAAGATCCAGACGGTAGTCGGGGCCAATGACTTCGCCAGCATGAAAGAAGTCATCACGCGGCGCTACGGCGAGGCGCAGGACCTAGCCAGACCGGACTTGATTCTTATAGACGGAGGGCTCGGGCAACTGGGCGCAGCAATGGACGGGCTGAAGCAGGTTGGGCAACAAGGCCTGCCCATTCTCGGCTTGGCAAAAGCGAGAAGGGAAAAAGAGGAAAGGATATTCCTAGCCGGTCGAAAAAACCCGATTACCCTCATCACCACCGCTCCGGCCACCCATCTCTTGCAGCGGATTCGGGATGAAGCCCATCGCTTCGCGGTCACATTTCATCGAAAACTGCGCGGGAAGTCATTGGTGAGCTCTAAACTCGACAAGGTGATCGGGATTGGGGAGATTCGGCGCACCCAGC is a genomic window containing:
- a CDS encoding site-2 protease family protein; translation: MHLPSWEIGRALGIPIRVHASWFLVFLLVTWSLSTGYLPESLPGLPPERYWAMGAVAAVLLFLSVLLHELGHSYVALYYRIPIEQITLFIFGGVAHMRKEAPTPRAEFLIALAGPAVSFVIGGTCFVLVVLAEAIQRQHGLQGLIMLGALLGMVNMQLGLFNLIPGFPLDGGRVLRAGLWAWGKDFYRATKQAAVIGLAFGIMLGLLGLGVLYGAVSGELPSSMLSNGGWVLLIGMFLFAAALASRRQAATRESLASIPIRDLMVTAVTAIPSHCTLEEAVNLYFQPYGYGGFPVLEDGRLVGLISVSEIQTVQPALWTWRRVDQVMSPLTQSFVIEPDASVIQALERMAREGWDRLIVMHDGEIVGLVTHSAIVHFLQLRGSSGRR
- a CDS encoding polysaccharide deacetylase family protein, producing the protein MQRPFGRFVWLVVLSAGILGLVPPAESVAQVIKSGPPRCPGVALTFDLCPVRKGPGYDQPLIDFLVTHRIPATFFMSGKWMARHEAEVDHLLGMDFFEVGTHGEVHAHLPMHDADEQRMEILGPVKALREHYAHDATLFRPPYGEYNDVTVAVVNMLGLRFIQWNIESGDPDPTLTAEQILNRVATRAKPGSIVVFHANGKGKQTRQVIEQLTTDILPRKGLHPMTVSELLNCTSSTP
- a CDS encoding GNAT family N-acetyltransferase, with amino-acid sequence MNSGDREAVVRLLEESDPWKTLGYTKDDWNRIFCPIPQGRDCYVVDLEGRVAGIAIVKQKFLLGDYLELLGVAGWARHRGIGGQLLSHIEQLVFERTKNLFACVSDFNEPARVFYKKHGYQEIGPMPNFLIPGSAEMLLRKTAGPDRTGRADS
- a CDS encoding VOC family protein, whose product is MKVKKLLHTRMRVSDLDETIRFYTTVLGLEVVERKTSPRGSHLAFLKVPNSEELIELTSFPPSGPVKVQEDLVHLAFQVESLDDTIASLNAQGIKITDGPTRTSSGSRFIFLDAPDGYEIELIERPTGVKIV
- a CDS encoding diaminopimelate epimerase, producing MKNAFFRGHGLGNDYLVMDPRELTFKLSPKNITSVCDRNWGVGSDGILALVSSKKADFGLRIFNPDGSEAEKSGNGLRIFARYLHATGKTKKKHFTVETKGGVVTIDLHVDRHKDASAVTVEMGIATFKPNTLPCSLDVPELIQQPIEAAGHSLVFTGVSVGNPHCVVFKPAGASWSREELLTLGPALENHALFPKRINVQLAVPTGSKEIFILIWERGAGETQASGSSSCAAASAAVRLGLVKSPVTVKMPGGVLNIDVAPDFSLTMKGPVAEVARGSLSPSFVRSLR
- the uvrC gene encoding excinuclease ABC subunit UvrC produces the protein MTSSLQSKLAHLPDSPGVYLFKGAQGEILYIGKAAVLADRVRSYFKKGADHSPKTGLLVSQVTDLETMVTRSELEALILESNLVKRHKPRFNIVLRDDKQYPYVRLPIKDDFPRLSIVRRVQKDGALYYGPYTPANALRETLKVIKHVFPLATCSIDIDGTAERACIEFEIKRCMAPCTGNQSKEEYHQIVKQVRQFLEGRDHELLDDLRAKMEAAAACEEFEEAARLRDRLFKIERMLEKQRITQTSAMDQDVLGLARRGAAVDLQILFVRGGLLIGRKDFFWPQSADAPDNELVRSAIEQFYNKDGQPPREVLVPTDLDDIALIEQWLSDKRGESVRVLSPERGAKHQLVLLAEENAASAVADHLRNEELDQQAGEELKRLLRLERAPRRIEGFDISNTMGNQSVASMVVWEDGQMKKADYRRFKIQTVVGANDFASMKEVITRRYGEAQDLARPDLILIDGGLGQLGAAMDGLKQVGQQGLPILGLAKARREKEERIFLAGRKNPITLITTAPATHLLQRIRDEAHRFAVTFHRKLRGKSLVSSKLDKVIGIGEIRRTQLLSRFGSLDQLASASDEALREAGLSAETISDLRRALAK